Proteins from a genomic interval of Neovison vison isolate M4711 chromosome 4, ASM_NN_V1, whole genome shotgun sequence:
- the SYPL1 gene encoding synaptophysin-like protein 1, with amino-acid sequence MSSFQLNINPLKEPLGFIKVLEWIASIFAFATCGGFKGKTEILVTCSKLHENKTITAAFGYPFRLNEASFQAYPDANVCDVNWKIYVLIGDYSSSAQFYVTFAVFVFLYCIAALLLYLGYTSMYRDSRKLPMIDFVVTLVATFLWLVSTSAWAKALTDIKIATGHGIVKELKPCVGEVMCYFGSVTSMGSLNVSVIFGFLNLILWGGNAWFVYKETSLHSPSSTSASHSQGGIPPPSGM; translated from the exons ATTGCTTCTATCTTTGCTTTTGCCACCTGTGGAGGTTTTAAGGGCAAAACAGAAATTCTGGTGACTTGCTCTaaacttcatgaaaataaaacGATTACAGCTGCTTTTGGTTATCCATTCAG GTTGAATGAAGCATCATTTCAGGCATATCCAGATGCAAATGTGTGTGATGTAAATTGGAAAATTTATGTGCTTATCGGAGATTACTCTTCCTCCGCACAATTCTATGTGACATTTGCAGTCTTTGTCTTCCTTTACTGCATTGCTGCTCTTCTGCTCTATCTCGGTTATACGAGCATGTATCGGGATAGTCGAAAACTTCCCATGATT gacTTTGTTGTTACTCTTGTTGCCACTTTTCTGTGGTTGGTGAGCACTTCAGCCTGGGCTAAAGCTCTTACAGATATTAAAATAGCTACTGGTCATGGCATTGTAAAGGAACTTAAGCCTTGCGTTGGAGAAGTGATGTGTTATTTTGGCTCTGTGACTAGTATGGGATCCTTAAATGTATCTGTG ATCTTCGGCTTTCTGAATCTGATACTTTGGGGAGGAAATGCGTGGTTTGTGTACAAAGAGACCAGTTTACACAGTCCATCAAGCACTTCGGCTTCCCACAGCCAAGGAGGTATTCCACCTCCTTCTGGAATGTAA